One Hippea jasoniae genomic region harbors:
- the pruA gene encoding L-glutamate gamma-semialdehyde dehydrogenase, translating into MRNTIARIPLPANEPVYSYAPGTEERALLKEAIKEVKSKQIEIPLIIGGEEIKTGNTVEIVEPHDTKSVLGVYHKAGEKEIKMAIEASMEAAKKWREYDWVDRAAIFLKAAELLSKKYRYLINAVTMLSLSKNVFQAEIDSACELIDFLRFNLYFMKKIYEEQPPHSPLGTWNIMQYRPLEGFIFAVPPFNFVSISGNLPTAPAIMGNVVLWKPASSSVYAPYIFMKILQEAGLPDGVINFIPSSGRDVGNIVFNSEYFAGLHFTGSVETFQKMWQMMADNLHKYKAYPRIVGETGGKDYIFAHKSANTKKLITAIIRGAYEYQGQKCSAVSRVYLPQSMWDSIKDELLSEIDKIKMGSPEDFTNFMNAVIDREAYNKIVNYIDYAKNASDAEIIKGGEYDDSKGYFVKPTVILTHNPHFKTMEEEIFGPVVTIYPYDDDKYEETLYLCDQTSPYGLTGAIFSEDRDATRLAIDILENSAGNFYINDKPTGAVVGQQPFGGARASGTNDKAGSHLNLLRWVTPRAIKENFLAPESFEYPFMKEE; encoded by the coding sequence ATGCGAAATACCATAGCAAGGATTCCATTACCAGCTAACGAACCGGTTTATTCTTATGCACCGGGGACTGAGGAAAGGGCTTTACTTAAAGAGGCAATAAAGGAAGTTAAGTCAAAACAGATAGAAATTCCATTGATTATTGGTGGCGAGGAGATAAAAACAGGCAACACAGTAGAAATTGTTGAGCCGCATGATACAAAATCGGTTCTTGGTGTTTATCATAAGGCTGGAGAAAAAGAGATAAAGATGGCTATCGAAGCCTCTATGGAGGCAGCAAAGAAGTGGAGAGAGTATGATTGGGTTGACAGAGCTGCAATATTTTTAAAGGCTGCAGAACTGTTAAGCAAAAAATATAGATATTTGATTAATGCTGTAACAATGCTTTCCTTAAGCAAGAATGTGTTTCAGGCTGAAATCGACTCTGCATGCGAGCTAATAGACTTTTTGAGATTTAACCTCTACTTTATGAAAAAGATATACGAAGAGCAGCCACCTCACTCACCTCTGGGCACATGGAATATCATGCAGTACAGACCGCTTGAAGGGTTTATATTTGCCGTTCCGCCGTTTAACTTTGTTTCTATTTCGGGTAACCTTCCAACAGCACCTGCAATTATGGGTAATGTTGTTTTATGGAAGCCTGCAAGCAGTTCTGTTTATGCACCCTACATCTTTATGAAAATTCTACAGGAGGCAGGCTTACCAGATGGCGTTATAAACTTTATACCATCAAGCGGCAGGGATGTGGGTAATATTGTATTTAATTCTGAGTATTTTGCAGGTTTGCATTTTACCGGTAGTGTTGAGACCTTCCAGAAGATGTGGCAGATGATGGCTGATAATTTACATAAATATAAAGCATATCCAAGAATTGTTGGTGAGACAGGCGGTAAAGACTATATCTTTGCCCATAAGTCAGCCAATACAAAGAAGCTTATTACAGCCATAATCAGGGGGGCATACGAGTATCAGGGTCAAAAATGCTCTGCCGTTTCAAGGGTCTATCTACCGCAGAGTATGTGGGATAGTATAAAAGATGAGTTACTCTCAGAGATAGATAAGATAAAGATGGGTTCACCTGAGGATTTCACAAACTTTATGAATGCTGTAATAGATAGAGAGGCTTACAATAAGATTGTAAACTACATAGATTATGCAAAGAATGCATCGGATGCCGAAATCATTAAAGGCGGAGAATATGATGATTCCAAAGGATATTTTGTGAAACCCACTGTAATTTTAACACACAATCCTCACTTCAAAACAATGGAGGAAGAGATCTTTGGACCTGTTGTAACGATTTATCCTTACGATGATGATAAATATGAAGAGACACTCTATCTGTGCGATCAGACAAGTCCATACGGCTTAACAGGAGCTATTTTCAGCGAGGATAGGGATGCAACACGCCTTGCTATCGATATACTTGAAAACAGCGCAGGCAACTTCTATATCAACGACAAACCAACCGGTGCTGTTGTTGGTCAGCAGCCGTTTGGAGGTGCAAGGGCAAGCGGAACAAACGATAAGGCTGGAAGCCACCTGAACCTATTAAGATGGGTTACTCCAAGGGCAATAAAGGAAAACTTCCTGGCTCCTGAGAGTTTTGAGTATCCGTTTATGAAAGAAGAATAA
- a CDS encoding PqqD family protein codes for MKNIKSLAISEDGFIFDPQTGNSYTVNKTGLFIIKLLKENKSEDEIVEILTNEYDIDKNEAQKDVADFIGYLKTLGLMEN; via the coding sequence ATGAAAAATATCAAAAGTCTTGCAATAAGTGAAGATGGTTTTATCTTCGATCCCCAGACGGGCAATAGCTATACAGTAAATAAAACAGGTTTGTTTATTATAAAATTGCTAAAGGAAAACAAAAGCGAAGATGAGATAGTTGAAATATTAACAAATGAATACGATATTGATAAAAACGAAGCCCAGAAAGATGTTGCGGATTTTATAGGTTATTTAAAAACTCTGGGGTTAATGGAGAATTAA
- a CDS encoding CTP synthase, with translation MAKKYIFITGGVVSSLGKGITSASLGFLLMAYDLKISLVKIDPYINVDPGTMNPYQHGEVYVLDDGAETDLDLGHYERFTGLTLSRKNNFTTGQVYFTVIKKERRGDYLGKTVQVIPHITDEIKSRIKEAGKGVDILIVEIGGTIGDIEGLPFLEAIRQMRYDVGRQNCLYIHLTLVPYIKAAGELKTKPTQHSVKELQSIGIAPDIIVCRSEKRLTKEAKEKIAMFCNVEKNAVINAVDVETVYEIPLKFKKEKLDRLVIDKLSIKTDREVDLADWEKMVEAIKKPKNKVKIAFVGKYVELKESYKSLIESFIHAGAKLDLKVELKWIESEELEQKSAEELLGDVDGILVPGGFGFRGIEGKINAIRYARENNIPFLGICLGMQTAVVEFARNVVGLKDAHSEEFKKEAEHRVIHLAKRWQKDGEIIQRSEDSDKGGTMRLGAYPCRIKPDTLAHSIYKKEDISERHRHRYEFNNDYKDLFIKHGLVISGESPDGEFVEIIELKNHPFFIGVQFHPEFKSRPLKPHPVIKAFVEKSYESKTAKTET, from the coding sequence ATGGCTAAAAAGTATATTTTTATTACAGGCGGTGTTGTTTCATCACTGGGAAAGGGTATCACAAGCGCATCTCTTGGTTTTTTATTGATGGCTTATGATTTAAAAATTTCACTTGTGAAGATAGACCCTTATATTAATGTCGATCCGGGAACAATGAATCCTTATCAACATGGCGAGGTGTATGTACTGGATGATGGTGCTGAAACAGACCTTGACCTTGGCCATTATGAGCGTTTTACAGGTTTGACTTTAAGCAGAAAAAACAACTTCACCACCGGTCAGGTGTATTTCACTGTAATTAAAAAAGAGCGAAGAGGCGATTATTTAGGCAAAACGGTTCAGGTGATACCACATATTACGGATGAAATAAAATCGCGCATTAAAGAAGCAGGAAAAGGTGTAGATATTTTAATCGTTGAAATCGGTGGCACAATCGGAGATATAGAGGGCCTGCCGTTCCTTGAGGCGATAAGACAGATGAGATACGATGTGGGCAGACAAAACTGCCTTTACATACACCTTACGCTTGTTCCATATATCAAAGCAGCTGGAGAGCTAAAAACAAAACCCACTCAGCATTCGGTTAAGGAGTTGCAATCCATCGGTATTGCACCCGATATTATTGTCTGCAGAAGTGAAAAAAGGCTTACAAAAGAAGCCAAAGAAAAGATTGCAATGTTTTGCAATGTGGAAAAAAACGCCGTTATAAATGCCGTTGATGTAGAAACAGTCTATGAAATACCACTTAAATTCAAAAAGGAAAAGCTGGATAGATTGGTTATAGATAAACTGAGTATAAAAACTGATAGAGAAGTTGACCTTGCCGATTGGGAGAAAATGGTTGAGGCTATTAAAAAACCAAAAAATAAGGTTAAAATAGCCTTTGTTGGCAAGTATGTGGAGCTTAAAGAGTCCTACAAAAGCCTGATAGAGTCGTTTATCCATGCTGGAGCTAAATTGGATTTAAAAGTGGAACTTAAATGGATTGAATCTGAGGAGCTTGAACAAAAATCAGCTGAAGAGTTGCTTGGCGATGTAGATGGCATATTGGTGCCTGGTGGATTTGGCTTTAGAGGAATAGAAGGCAAAATCAACGCCATAAGATACGCACGAGAAAATAATATTCCATTTTTGGGCATATGTCTTGGCATGCAAACAGCTGTTGTTGAATTTGCAAGAAATGTCGTTGGGCTGAAAGATGCTCATTCAGAGGAATTTAAAAAGGAAGCCGAACACAGGGTTATTCATCTTGCCAAAAGATGGCAAAAGGATGGCGAAATTATCCAGCGAAGTGAGGATTCCGACAAAGGCGGTACGATGAGGCTTGGTGCATATCCATGCAGGATTAAACCCGATACGCTTGCCCATTCCATTTACAAAAAGGAGGATATTTCAGAAAGGCATAGGCACAGATATGAGTTTAACAACGACTATAAGGATTTATTTATAAAACATGGTCTTGTTATAAGCGGAGAAAGCCCCGATGGTGAGTTTGTTGAGATAATCGAATTGAAAAACCATCCATTTTTCATAGGTGTGCAGTTTCATCCAGAGTTTAAATCAAGGCCTCTAAAACCGCATCCTGTAATAAAAGCGTTTGTTGAAAAGAGCTATGAATCAAAAACAGCTAAGACAGAAACTTGA
- a CDS encoding TatD family hydrolase produces the protein MYKIIDTHCHIDMGEFDKDRAEVIDRSKKGGVKAIIVPAVVEEDFKKEQELAQKFDLIYHLVGVHPHEAKTITPDTYDTAIDYLKNKKCKGIGEIGLDYYYDNSPRDIQKEVFASFVDIAIEHNKPASIHCREAENDLIDILTPRKDLKGVIHCFSGDEKLLKFGLDRGLYFGIGGVLTFKNSQLKNVIKQIPAEQIVFETDAPYLAPVPKRGKRNEPLYIAFVIEKMAEILNTEAQKIADTAFENSKRIFALDV, from the coding sequence ATGTATAAAATCATAGATACGCACTGCCATATAGATATGGGGGAGTTTGACAAAGACAGAGCCGAAGTTATAGATCGATCCAAAAAAGGCGGTGTTAAAGCGATTATTGTGCCTGCTGTGGTGGAAGAGGATTTTAAAAAAGAGCAAGAGCTTGCCCAAAAATTCGACCTTATTTATCATCTTGTGGGTGTCCATCCGCATGAGGCAAAAACAATAACACCTGACACCTATGATACAGCAATTGATTATCTGAAAAACAAAAAATGCAAAGGTATAGGCGAAATAGGTCTGGATTATTATTACGATAACTCGCCGCGTGATATTCAAAAAGAGGTGTTTGCCAGCTTTGTAGATATTGCCATTGAACACAATAAGCCTGCCTCTATTCATTGTAGGGAAGCTGAGAATGATTTAATCGATATTCTAACCCCGCGTAAGGATTTAAAAGGCGTCATTCACTGTTTCAGTGGCGATGAAAAACTATTAAAATTTGGTCTTGACAGAGGTCTTTACTTTGGCATTGGTGGCGTATTAACATTTAAAAACTCACAATTGAAAAATGTTATCAAGCAAATACCAGCAGAACAGATCGTATTTGAAACGGATGCACCCTACCTTGCACCTGTGCCAAAACGGGGCAAAAGAAATGAGCCGTTGTATATCGCCTTTGTCATAGAAAAAATGGCAGAAATCCTCAATACAGAAGCACAAAAGATAGCAGATACAGCATTCGAAAATTCAAAAAGGATATTTGCACTTGATGTTTAA
- a CDS encoding proline dehydrogenase family protein, whose product MSLFNKSVSMVIDKVPPQAIAVFAKKYIAGPTLNDAIRTTKKLNAEGAMTTIDVLGEFVSTKEETWHFRDLAIKVLEAIDQHKLNANLSLKLTQMGLKLSKALCLENIEMIFEKAKELGIFVRIDMEDSTCVDDTLEIYRNYRDRYNIGTVLQAYMRRTIDDIHRLSDGRLNFRLCKGIYDEPREIAYKEKDIVRDNYIWALETLFEKKAYVGIATHDEYLVFHAERLIRKYGLNRDDYEFQMLLGVDEQLRKIIINNGHRLRVYVPFGKDWLPYSIRRLKENPNIIKSALEGYMK is encoded by the coding sequence ATGTCGCTTTTTAATAAAAGTGTCAGCATGGTCATCGATAAGGTTCCTCCTCAAGCTATTGCTGTGTTTGCAAAAAAATATATAGCAGGACCCACGCTAAATGACGCAATTCGCACAACAAAGAAGCTCAACGCAGAAGGCGCCATGACAACAATCGATGTGTTGGGCGAATTTGTGTCAACAAAGGAGGAAACCTGGCATTTTAGAGATCTTGCTATAAAGGTTTTAGAGGCAATTGATCAGCATAAACTAAATGCAAACCTCTCTTTAAAACTTACGCAGATGGGCCTTAAGCTTTCAAAGGCCCTCTGCCTTGAAAATATCGAGATGATTTTTGAAAAGGCCAAGGAACTTGGTATATTTGTAAGAATAGATATGGAGGATTCAACCTGCGTGGATGATACACTGGAAATCTATAGAAACTATAGAGATAGATACAACATCGGCACGGTTTTGCAGGCATACATGAGACGCACGATCGATGATATCCATAGGCTTTCAGATGGCAGGCTTAATTTCAGGCTTTGTAAGGGTATATACGATGAGCCCAGAGAGATAGCCTACAAGGAAAAGGATATTGTTCGTGATAACTATATCTGGGCATTGGAAACCCTGTTTGAGAAAAAAGCCTATGTGGGAATAGCTACACACGATGAATATTTAGTATTCCATGCAGAAAGGCTTATAAGAAAATACGGCCTCAACAGGGATGATTATGAATTTCAGATGCTGTTAGGCGTGGATGAGCAGTTAAGAAAAATCATTATAAACAACGGGCACAGGTTGAGGGTTTATGTGCCTTTCGGTAAGGATTGGCTGCCGTATTCAATTAGGAGACTGAAAGAAAACCCCAATATTATCAAATCGGCTTTAGAGGGATATATGAAGTAG
- a CDS encoding ATP-grasp domain-containing protein — translation MCKVAITGINAVDNPGPGLGIAKSVKEAEPEAFIVGLAYDAMEPGVYLKKYFDRSFIMPYPSEGENRFIERLSYIKSCSDIEIVIPALDAELPLFIKTREKIETMGIKTFLPEENQFKLRGKDKLPEIEEKIGINIPKTFIVTSYEDLIKATEEIGFPVMIKGIFYKAYRAFNITQATNYFNNIVSEWGYPIIVQEVINGEEVNVVGVGDGEGGHFGLVAIKKMWTTNLGKIWTGVTIVNENLLEAASRFVKEFKWRGAFEFECLLTQNNIYLIEINPRFPAWVYFSAAVGVNLPHRLLLAAAGKEPPRDSSYEAGKLYIRYTDDFIINIDEFQNMVIKGEN, via the coding sequence ATGTGTAAAGTTGCAATAACAGGCATTAATGCTGTTGACAATCCGGGTCCTGGCCTTGGAATTGCAAAAAGTGTTAAGGAAGCAGAGCCTGAAGCATTTATCGTAGGGTTAGCCTACGATGCTATGGAACCGGGTGTGTATTTAAAAAAATATTTTGATCGCAGTTTTATTATGCCTTATCCATCTGAAGGAGAAAATAGATTTATTGAAAGACTGAGTTACATAAAAAGTTGCAGTGATATTGAAATTGTGATTCCTGCTTTAGATGCTGAACTGCCTCTATTCATAAAAACAAGAGAAAAAATTGAAACAATGGGTATTAAAACTTTTCTACCCGAAGAAAATCAGTTTAAACTTAGAGGTAAAGATAAGCTACCAGAAATAGAGGAAAAAATAGGTATTAACATACCCAAAACATTTATAGTTACTTCTTATGAAGATCTGATAAAAGCTACAGAAGAAATAGGCTTTCCAGTTATGATTAAAGGTATTTTTTACAAAGCATACAGGGCTTTTAATATCACACAGGCAACTAACTATTTTAATAATATTGTATCTGAGTGGGGATATCCTATCATAGTGCAAGAGGTCATCAATGGGGAAGAGGTTAATGTTGTGGGTGTTGGAGATGGAGAAGGTGGTCATTTTGGTCTGGTTGCCATAAAAAAAATGTGGACTACAAATCTGGGGAAGATATGGACTGGAGTAACGATAGTGAATGAAAACTTGCTGGAGGCTGCCAGTAGATTTGTAAAAGAATTTAAGTGGAGAGGTGCATTTGAATTTGAATGCCTACTAACCCAGAATAATATTTATCTAATTGAGATAAATCCCCGATTCCCTGCATGGGTATATTTTTCAGCAGCCGTAGGTGTTAATTTACCTCACCGATTACTTTTAGCTGCAGCAGGTAAAGAACCTCCAAGGGACTCTTCGTACGAGGCAGGAAAACTGTATATTAGATACACGGACGATTTTATAATAAATATTGATGAATTTCAAAACATGGTAATAAAAGGCGAAAATTAA
- a CDS encoding aminotransferase class I/II-fold pyridoxal phosphate-dependent enzyme yields MDLFEKCYKFKAAEELRAVGLYPYFQPISSEQDTEVIINGKKVLMLGSNSYLGLTVHPKVKEAAIKAIEKYGTGCAGSRFLNGTLDLHEELEERLADFVNKEDALLFSTGFQANLGAIAGLVQKGEYVILDKSDHASIVDGSRLSFGTVKRFLHNDMDSLKKVLESLELDAGKLIVVDGVYSMDGDIANLPEMVKLKKQYNARLMVDDAHSFGVLGKNGRGTANHFGLEDEVDVIMGTFSKSFASLGGFLAADKEVIDYLRHFARSVIFSASITPASTAAVLAALDIMENEPELIDKLWANTDRMRKGVQQMGYDTGTSCTPIIPLIIGDDDKVLKMRRMLLDEGVFVNPVVSPAVPPNKTLIRLSLMASHTFEQIDFALEKLYKVGKAVGVI; encoded by the coding sequence ATGGATCTGTTTGAAAAATGTTATAAATTCAAAGCGGCTGAAGAGTTGAGGGCTGTTGGTTTATATCCATACTTTCAGCCAATCTCCTCAGAACAGGATACAGAGGTTATAATCAACGGCAAAAAGGTTTTAATGCTTGGTTCAAATAGCTATCTTGGATTAACGGTCCATCCTAAGGTAAAAGAAGCAGCAATTAAAGCCATTGAAAAATACGGCACGGGATGTGCAGGTTCCCGTTTTTTAAACGGCACACTTGATCTACATGAAGAGCTTGAAGAAAGGCTTGCTGATTTTGTAAACAAAGAAGATGCACTGCTGTTTTCCACAGGTTTTCAGGCAAACTTGGGTGCAATCGCAGGGCTTGTTCAAAAGGGCGAATATGTTATTTTAGATAAATCGGATCATGCAAGCATCGTTGATGGATCACGCCTCTCTTTTGGCACTGTCAAGCGTTTTCTTCACAACGATATGGATTCACTAAAAAAGGTTCTTGAATCATTGGAGCTTGATGCAGGTAAACTCATAGTGGTTGATGGTGTTTATAGCATGGATGGAGATATAGCTAACTTGCCTGAAATGGTTAAACTAAAAAAACAATACAACGCCCGTTTAATGGTTGATGATGCCCATTCTTTTGGTGTGTTGGGCAAAAACGGCCGCGGCACGGCAAACCACTTTGGCCTTGAGGATGAAGTCGATGTAATAATGGGAACATTTTCCAAATCTTTTGCTTCTCTTGGGGGTTTTCTGGCAGCTGACAAAGAGGTTATAGATTATTTAAGGCATTTTGCAAGAAGCGTTATCTTTTCTGCAAGCATAACACCTGCCTCAACCGCAGCTGTTCTTGCAGCTTTGGATATTATGGAAAATGAGCCAGAACTGATAGATAAACTGTGGGCAAACACCGATAGAATGCGCAAAGGTGTTCAGCAGATGGGTTATGATACAGGCACAAGCTGTACCCCCATAATTCCTTTAATAATCGGAGATGATGACAAAGTTTTAAAGATGCGCAGGATGTTGCTTGATGAGGGTGTGTTTGTAAATCCTGTTGTATCACCTGCTGTTCCGCCAAATAAAACACTGATTAGACTATCCTTAATGGCAAGCCATACATTTGAACAGATAGATTTTGCATTGGAGAAGCTTTACAAAGTGGGCAAAGCCGTAGGCGTAATATGA
- a CDS encoding alanine racemase, which yields MTEQYEKPVITLLKSGLMNKFGTLVGLQKIRKDIDGVLIEELVNKYRSPLFVFSEKKLREKFREFKNAFSLRYPNVEFSWSYKTNYLDAICAILHSEGETAEVVSEFEYDKARRLGIPGEKIIYNGPFKPIESLKKAAEEGARINIDHFEEISDLEKVSEELSKTINVAIRVNMDTGIHPQWSRFGFNIENGQAWSAAKRIFSGGKLKLNGLHCHIGTFILEPNAYKNEVKKMIDLAYRIEDELGFKIEYFDIGGGFPSKNRLRGLYMPPEISIPSIDQFAESVCDTLLTNLRPNDYPKLIIESGRAIVDEAGFLIATVHASKRLPDGKRAYIIDAGVNILFTAFWYHFNIEFDRIIEGVAEPSILYGPLCMNIDVIDDHLNLPPLTRGTKLVISPVGAYNTTQWMQFIRYRPNVVLVGINGEVDLIRKAETLENIIEQEYLPERLKIKTYE from the coding sequence ATGACTGAGCAGTACGAAAAGCCTGTTATAACATTACTCAAAAGTGGACTGATGAATAAATTTGGAACTCTTGTGGGTTTGCAGAAGATTAGAAAAGATATCGATGGGGTGTTAATCGAAGAACTTGTTAACAAATATAGAAGCCCTTTATTTGTTTTCTCGGAGAAAAAATTGAGGGAAAAATTTAGAGAATTTAAAAACGCTTTTAGTCTGCGATATCCAAATGTAGAATTTAGCTGGTCATATAAAACAAACTATTTGGATGCCATATGCGCTATACTACACTCTGAGGGTGAAACAGCTGAGGTAGTCTCAGAATTTGAATATGATAAAGCAAGAAGGCTCGGAATTCCTGGCGAAAAAATCATTTACAATGGGCCATTTAAACCCATTGAGTCATTAAAAAAAGCAGCAGAAGAAGGTGCAAGGATAAATATAGATCATTTTGAAGAAATATCGGATCTTGAAAAAGTATCTGAAGAACTTTCAAAAACAATTAATGTTGCAATAAGAGTCAATATGGATACGGGCATACATCCTCAGTGGAGTAGATTTGGCTTCAATATAGAGAACGGCCAGGCATGGAGCGCTGCAAAAAGAATTTTTTCAGGCGGAAAACTCAAACTTAATGGATTGCATTGTCATATTGGAACTTTTATTTTAGAGCCAAACGCATACAAAAATGAAGTTAAAAAAATGATCGATCTGGCTTACAGAATAGAAGATGAACTGGGATTCAAAATAGAATACTTTGATATAGGCGGTGGCTTTCCATCAAAAAATAGACTCAGAGGACTTTATATGCCGCCAGAAATCTCTATTCCATCTATTGATCAATTTGCTGAGAGCGTGTGCGATACATTGTTGACCAATTTACGCCCCAATGATTACCCAAAACTTATTATTGAAAGTGGTAGAGCGATTGTTGATGAGGCAGGATTTTTGATAGCAACAGTTCATGCCTCAAAAAGGCTTCCCGATGGAAAAAGAGCTTATATTATCGACGCTGGCGTCAATATCTTGTTTACTGCGTTCTGGTATCATTTTAATATTGAATTTGATAGAATCATTGAAGGTGTTGCTGAGCCAAGCATTTTGTATGGACCTTTATGTATGAATATTGATGTGATTGATGATCACCTGAATTTACCTCCTCTAACAAGAGGAACAAAGCTTGTTATTTCACCTGTTGGTGCATACAACACCACTCAATGGATGCAGTTTATACGATACAGACCCAATGTTGTGCTTGTAGGAATAAACGGAGAGGTTGATTTAATTAGAAAAGCTGAAACTCTTGAAAATATAATAGAGCAAGAATATTTACCTGAAAGGCTAAAAATTAAAACTTATGAATAA
- a CDS encoding DNA polymerase III subunit delta — protein sequence MNQKQLRQKLEKKQLDNLYIFCGDDYFLKEIYVNRIVKVSGFEPVKLNILQIDELEDIRFKILSEGLFDSSQRVYHLKLNFALDKKTILFKPKRHIVIFDPIECKLKNDATVEFTKPSFDEIKAYLKNKLKRENKAISEKNLDILSGYFVNQTTSMLYNETEKLLLYTIDKNSIELDDIQACLAHKTVFDFKMLQKLFEEKTQKGISDLVDAVLSTLSLPVFIYMLSKEVIKIYAACVCSEQCFEKLFGRFYFRYAGLAKDIGCKKVGVLLKKLYETDKLIKSSSNEYLSSYIKAMFVVWMQDEL from the coding sequence ATGAATCAAAAACAGCTAAGACAGAAACTTGAAAAAAAACAGTTAGATAATCTATACATCTTCTGTGGAGATGATTATTTCTTAAAAGAGATTTATGTAAATAGAATTGTAAAGGTATCAGGTTTTGAGCCTGTAAAATTAAATATACTCCAGATAGATGAGCTTGAAGATATCAGGTTTAAAATCTTATCAGAAGGGCTTTTTGATAGCTCACAAAGGGTTTATCATCTCAAGCTTAATTTTGCTTTGGATAAAAAAACTATTCTATTTAAGCCAAAACGCCACATTGTTATATTTGATCCGATTGAGTGCAAACTCAAAAACGATGCTACAGTTGAGTTTACAAAACCATCCTTTGATGAAATAAAGGCTTATCTAAAAAATAAACTCAAGAGGGAGAATAAAGCAATTTCAGAGAAAAATCTTGATATCTTATCAGGATATTTTGTTAACCAAACGACATCAATGCTTTACAATGAGACAGAAAAACTCCTTTTGTATACTATAGATAAAAACTCAATAGAACTTGATGACATACAAGCATGCCTTGCCCACAAAACGGTTTTTGATTTTAAAATGCTACAAAAACTCTTTGAAGAGAAAACGCAAAAGGGAATATCCGATTTGGTTGATGCTGTTCTATCCACCCTTTCTTTGCCAGTGTTTATTTATATGCTCTCAAAAGAGGTCATAAAAATATATGCGGCATGCGTATGCTCTGAACAGTGTTTTGAAAAACTCTTTGGCAGATTCTATTTTAGATATGCAGGACTGGCTAAAGATATAGGATGCAAAAAGGTTGGGGTATTGTTAAAAAAGCTTTATGAGACAGATAAACTTATTAAATCATCAAGCAATGAATACCTTTCAAGCTACATAAAAGCTATGTTTGTCGTGTGGATGCAGGATGAGTTGTGA